The Pirellulales bacterium nucleotide sequence ACGTGAAACGCTGCGGCAAGCGTGCATCCGCATCAGCCCCCTGCGCAGTTTGCAGCGCCAATAAATAGGCGCATATCGCCACATTCAAACCGCCGATGGCAAGCTGCTTCATACCGACCGGTCGCTTCATGAAATCGTTTTTACTTTGTGCGTCTTCGCGTCTTCGCGGTTCTCGCATGCCGAATTTAGTTGCCGCGCTGGCCGCCATCCTAGTTTACACTCTGGCCCTGCTTGCAAATCAATCCCGGGCTGCCGAGCCTTCCCCAGTCGACGTGCCCAATGCCGCGGCTTCCACCGCCGCCGACATGAAGCCTTACACCGACGTCATCCCCGGCACCGATGTCAAATTTCAAATGGTTCCCATCCCCGGCGGCAAATTCACCATGGGCAGTCCCGAAACCGAGCATGGCCACAAGTCCGACGAAGGCCCGCAACACGAAGTCGAAATCGAGCCCTTCTGGATGGAAAAATACGAGCTCACCTGGGACGAGTACGAGGTGTTCATGTTCACGCTCGACTTCGAGCGCCGCAAAGTCACCTCCCAGTCTCCCACCGAAAACGACAAGCTTGCCGACGCTCTGGCCCGCCCGACCAAACCGTACACCGATATGTCGTTCGGCATGGGAAAGGACGGTTACCCGGCCATCAGCATGACGCACTACGCGGCCCGCATGTATTGCCGTTGGCTCAGTGCGAAAACAGGCCGCTACTACCGCCTGCCGACCGAAGCCGAATGGGAATACGCTTGCCGTGCCGGCACTAACACGGCGTATTCTTTCGGCGACGATCCGGCCAAGCTGAACGATTACGCCTGGTCTTCAGCCAGCGCGGGCGACAGTTACCAAAAAATCGGTCGGAAGAAACCCAACCCCTGGGGCCTGTACGATATGCATGGCAACGTAGCCGAATGGGTGCTGGATCAATACATCGCCGATTACTACGCCCAGTTTAAAGGCAAAGCGACAATCGAACCGCTGGCCATCACCAATACCAAGTTCCCGCATCCCGTTCGCGGCGGCTCCTGGCAGGACGAC carries:
- a CDS encoding formylglycine-generating enzyme family protein produces the protein MPNLVAALAAILVYTLALLANQSRAAEPSPVDVPNAAASTAADMKPYTDVIPGTDVKFQMVPIPGGKFTMGSPETEHGHKSDEGPQHEVEIEPFWMEKYELTWDEYEVFMFTLDFERRKVTSQSPTENDKLADALARPTKPYTDMSFGMGKDGYPAISMTHYAARMYCRWLSAKTGRYYRLPTEAEWEYACRAGTNTAYSFGDDPAKLNDYAWSSASAGDSYQKIGRKKPNPWGLYDMHGNVAEWVLDQYIADYYAQFKGKATIEPLAITNTKFPHPVRGGSWQDDAVDLRSAARKPSTKDWEATDPQLPQSVWYLTDAQFVGYRICRPLHEPTAEEKQKIWDAGLDAEAEGGRFIWPGGAPAKK